CTGTTGTTTCATTCGTCTCTGTAGAACTTGTTTCTTGATTTTGTGTTTGTGTTGTTTCATTTTTCATCCGCTCAACGATTTCTCCATAGCGAGGACTGTCCATAAAGTTTTCCACGGAGACAAACTCAGCTGATGGCGCTTTTTGCACTGCACGATCATGCAGTTCATTTTGCGTAATGACTAATTTACCCGCATCATCTTCTAGTTTACCAATGGAAATATTTGTCACGGGTATATCGATACCTGCTTCTTTCATTTTCTTTCGTAAAACGGAAGCGCCCATCGCACTAGAGCCCATTCCTGCGTCACAGGCAAATACCACTTGATTCACTTTGTGTAATTCAGCATTTTCAACATCACCGCTAGCTGTAGCTTCTGTTTCTTGCTCTTGGCCTTTACTTTCTTGTTTAGCCGATTGTACAGCTGCTTGTTGCTCAGCAAGATCTTCTTCCGTAGCTTCTGAACGATCAGATTTAATAATGACCATAGCTACTAAGAAAGAAACAATCGTTGCAACAATAACCCCTGCGATAATTGCCACATAGCTATTTGGTGGTGCCATTCCAAAAATTGCTATAATAGACCCCGGGGAAGCGGCAGCTCGTAACCCAGCATCGAGTAACTGGAAGGTAAAAGTACCAGAAACCCCACCGGCGATCACAGCCAAAAATAGCAGTGGTTTCATCATAACATATGGGAAGTAAATTTCATGAATTCCACCTACAAATTGAATTAAAATAGCTCCTGGGGCAGAAGATCTCGCTGCTCCTCTACCAAATACAGTGAAAGCTAGCAATACGCCTAAGCCTAGACCAGGATTGGCTTCAAGTAAGAACAGGATGGACTTTCCTGCTTCCACAGACTGTTCAGTACCTAAAGGTGTCAAAATGCCGTGGTTAATCGCGTTATTTAAGAATAAAATTTTAGCGGGTTCAATAAAGATATTCGCTAATGGTAACAAACTTGCGCGAATAATGGCCGCAACTCCTAATCCTAGCCATTCCGTCAGTATTGAAACCAATGGACCTATAGCAAAATAACCAATGATAGCTAAAGCAAAACCGATCAATCCTGAAGAAAAATTATTGACCAACATTTCGAATCCAGCACGAATTTTATCACTAAATTTTTCATCAAATTTCTTTACACACCAACCGCCTAAAGGTCCCATAATCATAGCGCCAATAAACATTGGAACATCAGAACCAACAATAACACCCATAGTGGCAATAGCTCCTACGACTGCTCCTCGTTGATCGTGTAGCATACTCCCACCAGTATAACCAATCAATAACGGCAATAAGTAAGTAATCATCGGGTCAGTCATTGAAGCGAGTTGCTCGTTTGGTAAGAAACCATCCGGAATAAATAAAGCGGTAATGACCCCCCAGGCAATGAATGCTCCAATATTAGGCATGACCATGCTACTTAAGTTACTACCTAATTGTTGTACCTTGGCTTTAACTCCTTTATTTCCTTGCGCCATTTTTCTACTCCTCTCAAAAATTGCTTTTCTATATCATTAGTCTAAACGGTTTTGACAAGGCTTTCAATCAAAACTAGTGAAAGATTTGGCACAAAAAAAGATGACAAAACTTTAGTCACGATTTCGTTAAAGCATGACTATTTTATAAATTTTCACTCTAAAGCTGAACGAATATTCATTTTTGTAGTAAATGTTTAAATTAAGCACATAAGTTTTGTATTCTTATGTGCTTAAAAGAATTTAACCCCACTACTTTGGTATTCTTATGTGCTTATTCGCTGATAACCACACTAGTTTTACGATCTTATGTGCTTATTTAGAGAAATAACCCATTTTTGTAATAAATACTTAAATTAAGCACATAAGTTTTTTATTCTTGTGTGCTTAAAAAAATTTAACCCCACTACTTTGGTATTCTTATGTGCTTATTTGCTGGTAACCACACTAGTTTTTCGTTCTTATGTGCTTATTTTGGAAAATAAAGAACATACCTTTAGCAAATAATTTTTTATAAAAAACCGACCTCTAAGAAAATACTTTTTCACTAGAGGTCGATACTTTTATGCTTTCTTCTTTTTATGTTTTTGGCTTGATTCCATAATTACGGGTAAAATTACAGGTCGTCTTTTGGTTTGCTCAAAGAGATAACGACTCAACTTTTCGCGAATTTCTTGTTTTAATTTACTCCACTCAAAATCATTGCTGTGTAAGTGTTTATCAACGATTTCTTCTACAATATCGCCGCCTTCTCTTAGAAGATCTCGGCTTGTTTTTACGTAGACAAATCCACGTGAAGTAATTTGTGGTTTAGATACGATCTGTTTTTTCCGACGATTAATTGTCACTACTGCAACAAAGACGCCTTCTTCTGATAAAACTTTCCGATCTTTTAATACAATATTTCCGATATCTCCTACGCCAATGCCATCTACCATAACATTATCTGAAGGAATCGTGCCACTAAGACTCATTTCGCCTTTATTATTATATTCTAAAATGTCTCCGGGAACAGTGATAAATATGTGATCTTTAGATATGCCTACTGATTGTGCTAAATCAGCGTTCGCTACTAATAGTCGATATTCACCTTGTACTGGGACGAAGTATTGTGGCTTAAGTAAATTCATCATCAGTTGTAGATCTTCTGGGTTAGCATGACCGGAAACTCGCAAATTATCAGAAATATTTTTGACAGTGCCGCCAGCTCTATAAATCATGTCTTCGGTTTTAGCCACATAAGTCTCCATATCAATCGTCGGCGTGGTTGTTATATAAACCAAATCGCCTTCTTTGATACGAAAAGTTCGATGGGCGCCACTCGCCATTTTTTGTAGTGCCTTGATCGGTTCACCCATACGGCCCGTTTCTAAAATAATCAATTGATCATCACTATATTTTTTCATGGCTTTTTGCGGAATCAATATGTCTTCGTCAGGCAATTCCAATTTTCCTAATTTCATCGCTGTACGAATAATACGACCAAAATCTTGCCCTGTTAAAACAATCTTTCTACCTGAACGATAAGCGGCATCAATTAATTGTTGCACACGTTGTAAGTTACTAGCCACACATGCAACAATGATACGTCCTTCCCAAAAGCCAATATTATCGTAAACTTCTTCACCAATTTGTTTTTCCGAAGCGACCGTTGCTGGATTTTCAGCATTACTGGAGGTACTCAAAAGAGCTAAAACCCCTTCTTTACCTATTTCAGCAAGACGACCAAAGTCCGTACGATAAGAAGAAGCAGCAGATTGGTCAAACTTAAAGTCCCCAGTATAAACAATATTTCCTTCAGGCGTCTTCAAAGAAACCCCAACAGAATCAGGAATTGTATGTGTTGTAGCAAAAAAGCTTACAACTGCTGAATTAAATTCGATCTCTGTCTTTTCATCAATAACATGAAATTCCTTAAATTGCTTCGTTGGTTCATAACGATGAACGGACAACTTAGCTAATTCAATCGTCAATTTAGTGCCGAACACCGGCGCTTCGATTTTTTCTAAAAAGTACGGCAGTGCTCCTATAGCATCTGCGTGTCCATGTGTTACAAAAATTCCGGCTACACGATCGGCGTTTTCTTCTAAATACGTGAAATCAGGAATGACCGTATCAATTCCTAATAACTCGTTTTCCGGGTAGCGTAAGCCGCAATCTAACACAAAAATATCTTCTCCTACTTCAACGATGTACAAATTTTTGCCATTTTCACGTACACCGCTAAGAGGAATCATTCTTATTTGTGCCAAATTTTTCACCTCTTCATTATTTATATAAATTTTATATTTGTTTAACGTTTTTCCTTAAGCGAAGGGAAAAAGCAACATTGATTTTTCGACCCAAAAACATCCTATAATAGTATAACATAAAATAGTTAGACAATACATTTTTACAAACTAAACATATAAAAAAGCTCAAACAAACTTTTGAAAAAAGTTTCATTTGAGCTTTTATTCAACAAATTTTATTAAAGTATTTCTTGAATACTTTACCAGCTAGCCTTTTTGACTCCAGGAATCTTTCCTTGATGAGCTAATTGACGAAACTTAATCCGTGACATCCCAAATTTTCGCATATAAGCACGTGGTCGACCATCAATTAAGTCACGATTTTTATAATGGTTGGGGTTAGAATCTTTAGGCAATTTCGCTAATGCTTTGTAATCCCCAGCCTGTTTAAGCTCTTGTCTTAAATCTGCATACTTTTCAATTAATTCTCGTTGCTTCTTAGCTTTAGCTATTTTTGATTTTTTAGCCATATCATTTTCCTTTCTCTATTGATTTATAAAACGTAATTGTTACGATTTGTAAAAATTATACTACCATGCTTCCATTTGACTGTCAAGACAAAGCCTTGTTAGAAGGTTTTTTAGTAAAAAAGATCCGAACTATAGCAGGAGTCCTTGCCGCAAAAAACGACAATAAATTAGCTCCATTGCATATCGTTCGGATATTTTGTCTTATTTTTACTTTTATCTCAATCTCTCCTCTTTTTTATACAAAAACCTACTAAAACACATCAATAGGCGCTTGAGGTTCGCTGGGAAAGTGATTAAAATCATACTGACTTAACTCTGCAAATGATTCAATAAAACTCGTAGTGCCACGAGCAATCATCAAGTTCAATTGTTTTTGCTCTAAATTTTTGCTAAAGGGTAAGACAAGTACAGGCTTGTGCATAGCACGCATAAACCCTATTTCAAAAGCAGAACCATCATCAATTTGATCTAAATCATACAAAAAGACCCCACAATCGGAAGTACTCATAGCTGACAAATCATTTTGGTAGGTGGCATTTTGCCAAGAAATTGTCCCAAATACTTCTTTGGGATCATCAAAGGTAGCTCCTTGATATTGAAAATCAAATGGAAAATGAACAATAGCCACCGTCTCATTTTTTTCAAGAGCTTCTTTCGCTTCTTCCACCCGTTGTCTTTGTTCATCGTTAAAATAAGGAGTTCCTAAATAAATTTTAGTGAGAGCTTTTTTCTGGAGATCTTTAGCCAATCATAATTTCCTTCCCATTAAGTTTTGCTTGAATTTGATCGAATACATTTTGCCAGTCTTTTTCGTTATTTACATCATAACGATCAGCATCAATTCGCAATTTAGGGCCATGGTTATACTGTTCAAACCAATCGCCATAAGCTGTGTGTAGTTGTTTATAATAACTTAACAGACCATTTTCTTCGGTAGGTTGCTCAAAAGTTCTACCGCGCTTTTTAATATTTGCTAGTATATGCTCAAAGCTAGCATCTAAATAAACCATCAAATCAGGAGCTTTTTTTGGTAATGTGGATAATTCTTCCATCATGTTATCTAATAATGCTAAATAAAGTTGATACTCTTCTTCACTGATATTCCCATTATCTACGTTAATCTTTGTAAACAAGGCGTCTTCATAAATGGAGCGATCCAACACGTTGTTTTGATCAAAAAATGCTTCCTTAATGCTTTTGAAACGTTTATTCAAAAAGTAAATCTGCAGAGCAAAGCCATATTTTTCTGGATCTTCATAGTATTTATTTAAAATAGGATTTTCATCTACAGCTTCATAAAATGGTTGTGTTTGTAATTCTTCTGCTATTTTTGTTGTATAGGTTGTTTTTCCTGCGCCAATCATTCCTGCCATCACAATCACGATTTCGATCGCCTTCCTTAATTTAATTTGCCCAAACTCTATATATAGTGCTTATATAATGTTTAATCTCTACATATAGTGTTTATAACCCATTAAAATTTTACAACAAACAAACAGAAATGTGAAGAGTGATTTAAAAAATAAATTGAACTATTTTTACAAAACCTAACGCTAGTTCCTTTTTAACATCGAAGTACCTGCTATGGTATTTTTTCAATCTTATCATTCCGAACTCCAATTTTGATAAATTCGGTCATCGTTTTGGTATTTTCCAGATCCATAAAGTAGTCAACTGACTACTTCTTTTTTGCCTTATTTTGACTACCTAGGTAGTCAAAATGGGATAATCCAGGAAAATTCAGGACAAAATCGACGACTTTTTGTTTCTTTTTTAAAATTGGCAAACAAAAAAACCCTTGATATACAAGGGTTTTCGCGCGTCTATACAACTCTAGACAATCCAGAAAAGAATTTTTAGCGTTTTTTTCTTCTTTCTGGGATACGTGCAGATTTTCCGTGACGATTACGTAGGTAATACAATTTCGCACGACGTACAAGTCCTTGACGCATAACTTCTATTTTGTCCACACGAGGAGTATGGAGCGGGAAAGTACGTTCTACGCCGACACCAGTTGAAACTTTACGTACTGTATATGTTTCGCTAATGCCAGTACCGCGACGTTTGATAACTA
This region of Tetragenococcus osmophilus genomic DNA includes:
- a CDS encoding PTS mannitol-specific transporter subunit IIBC, which codes for MAQGNKGVKAKVQQLGSNLSSMVMPNIGAFIAWGVITALFIPDGFLPNEQLASMTDPMITYLLPLLIGYTGGSMLHDQRGAVVGAIATMGVIVGSDVPMFIGAMIMGPLGGWCVKKFDEKFSDKIRAGFEMLVNNFSSGLIGFALAIIGYFAIGPLVSILTEWLGLGVAAIIRASLLPLANIFIEPAKILFLNNAINHGILTPLGTEQSVEAGKSILFLLEANPGLGLGVLLAFTVFGRGAARSSAPGAILIQFVGGIHEIYFPYVMMKPLLFLAVIAGGVSGTFTFQLLDAGLRAAASPGSIIAIFGMAPPNSYVAIIAGVIVATIVSFLVAMVIIKSDRSEATEEDLAEQQAAVQSAKQESKGQEQETEATASGDVENAELHKVNQVVFACDAGMGSSAMGASVLRKKMKEAGIDIPVTNISIGKLEDDAGKLVITQNELHDRAVQKAPSAEFVSVENFMDSPRYGEIVERMKNETTQTQNQETSSTETNETTDIEGLTLENVKHIVFACDAGMGSSAMGASVLRNMLKKTELNVDVTNIEINQLDDDGQALVITQKELYDRAHQQSPSAQFLAVDNFMDTEVYEEIVDRMEKQS
- a CDS encoding ribonuclease J is translated as MIPLSGVRENGKNLYIVEVGEDIFVLDCGLRYPENELLGIDTVIPDFTYLEENADRVAGIFVTHGHADAIGALPYFLEKIEAPVFGTKLTIELAKLSVHRYEPTKQFKEFHVIDEKTEIEFNSAVVSFFATTHTIPDSVGVSLKTPEGNIVYTGDFKFDQSAASSYRTDFGRLAEIGKEGVLALLSTSSNAENPATVASEKQIGEEVYDNIGFWEGRIIVACVASNLQRVQQLIDAAYRSGRKIVLTGQDFGRIIRTAMKLGKLELPDEDILIPQKAMKKYSDDQLIILETGRMGEPIKALQKMASGAHRTFRIKEGDLVYITTTPTIDMETYVAKTEDMIYRAGGTVKNISDNLRVSGHANPEDLQLMMNLLKPQYFVPVQGEYRLLVANADLAQSVGISKDHIFITVPGDILEYNNKGEMSLSGTIPSDNVMVDGIGVGDIGNIVLKDRKVLSEEGVFVAVVTINRRKKQIVSKPQITSRGFVYVKTSRDLLREGGDIVEEIVDKHLHSNDFEWSKLKQEIREKLSRYLFEQTKRRPVILPVIMESSQKHKKKKA
- the rpsN gene encoding 30S ribosomal protein S14; the protein is MAKKSKIAKAKKQRELIEKYADLRQELKQAGDYKALAKLPKDSNPNHYKNRDLIDGRPRAYMRKFGMSRIKFRQLAHQGKIPGVKKASW
- a CDS encoding nucleoside 2-deoxyribosyltransferase — encoded protein: MAKDLQKKALTKIYLGTPYFNDEQRQRVEEAKEALEKNETVAIVHFPFDFQYQGATFDDPKEVFGTISWQNATYQNDLSAMSTSDCGVFLYDLDQIDDGSAFEIGFMRAMHKPVLVLPFSKNLEQKQLNLMIARGTTSFIESFAELSQYDFNHFPSEPQAPIDVF
- a CDS encoding deoxynucleoside kinase, which translates into the protein MIVMAGMIGAGKTTYTTKIAEELQTQPFYEAVDENPILNKYYEDPEKYGFALQIYFLNKRFKSIKEAFFDQNNVLDRSIYEDALFTKINVDNGNISEEEYQLYLALLDNMMEELSTLPKKAPDLMVYLDASFEHILANIKKRGRTFEQPTEENGLLSYYKQLHTAYGDWFEQYNHGPKLRIDADRYDVNNEKDWQNVFDQIQAKLNGKEIMIG
- the rplS gene encoding 50S ribosomal protein L19, producing the protein MDPLIQEITKDQLRTDIPDFRPGDTVRVHAKVVEGSRERIQVFEGVVIKRRGTGISETYTVRKVSTGVGVERTFPLHTPRVDKIEVMRQGLVRRAKLYYLRNRHGKSARIPERRKKR